The Carnobacterium sp. 17-4 genome has a window encoding:
- a CDS encoding AI-2E family transporter, with amino-acid sequence MDYFKKSKLMFWTVWLLVSATLIFMSTKIEFIFQPLTTFVSTLFTPLIVAGFLYYLLNPVIGQLEKIKIKRKYGIIIVFLLFLGFVAFLAVSVIPNLIEQVGQLITSIPSFLKTLEDFSNELLQGPMLENFDLEKSLGTMDLSIENIANTIFTTLTASVGTLVGALANTTIVIFTVPIILFYMFKDGKHFRPAVAKFFPKEYRGQMIELLGQMNETIASYISGQALVCLFVAIFTYLGYLITGMPYGLLLGIIAGVTNIIPYIGPYIGAAPAVFIALTISPTQALLVALVVLVVQQIDSAFISPNVIGKTLSIHPLTIIVLLLVAGNIAGILGMILGVPTYAVVKTIVVYLRDMFMIRKKHAST; translated from the coding sequence ATGGATTATTTTAAAAAATCAAAATTAATGTTTTGGACAGTTTGGCTATTAGTTAGTGCAACATTAATATTTATGAGCACTAAAATTGAGTTTATTTTTCAACCATTGACAACATTTGTTTCAACATTGTTTACACCACTTATTGTAGCAGGTTTTTTATATTACTTATTAAATCCAGTAATTGGCCAATTAGAAAAAATTAAAATCAAACGAAAATATGGAATCATCATCGTTTTTCTATTATTTCTTGGTTTTGTAGCATTTTTAGCTGTTTCAGTTATTCCTAATTTAATAGAACAAGTCGGGCAATTAATTACAAGTATACCGTCATTTTTAAAAACACTAGAAGATTTTTCTAATGAACTTTTACAAGGACCAATGCTTGAAAACTTTGATTTAGAAAAAAGTTTAGGTACTATGGATCTCTCTATTGAAAATATTGCCAATACAATTTTCACAACATTGACTGCAAGTGTTGGAACTTTAGTAGGAGCGTTGGCGAACACTACAATCGTCATTTTCACTGTGCCGATCATCTTATTTTATATGTTTAAAGATGGGAAACATTTTCGACCAGCGGTGGCTAAATTTTTTCCAAAAGAGTATAGAGGTCAAATGATTGAATTATTAGGACAAATGAATGAAACCATTGCTTCTTATATTAGTGGGCAAGCCTTAGTTTGCTTATTTGTAGCAATATTTACCTATTTAGGTTATTTGATTACAGGAATGCCTTACGGATTATTGTTAGGGATCATTGCAGGAGTTACCAATATTATTCCTTATATCGGTCCATATATTGGGGCAGCCCCTGCAGTCTTTATCGCTTTAACGATTTCTCCAACACAAGCTTTACTGGTAGCGCTCGTAGTATTAGTGGTACAACAAATTGACAGTGCATTTATTTCACCAAATGTGATTGGGAAAACATTATCAATCCATCCATTAACGATTATCGTCTTGTTGTTAGTTGCAGGAAACATCGCAGGAATTCTTGGCATGATCTTAGGAGTTCCAACATATGCAGTGGTTAAGACGATTGTTGTCTATTTAAGAGATATGTTTATGATAAGAAAAAAACATGCTTCAACTTAA
- a CDS encoding M42 family metallopeptidase, with protein MNEKTIQLVEKLTKIPSPTGNTYEIIAFIENYLKQIGYEAKKTNKGSLMVTVKGIDHQKQRFVTAHVDTLGAMVRAIKPNGRLKLDLIGGFRYNAIEGEYCTIHTAKGNISGTILMHQTSVHVYKDAGTAERNQENMEVRIDEKVHTIEETKALGISIGDFISFDPRTEITANGYIKSRHLDDKVSVAILLQFLKKISIEKINLPYTTHFYISTNEEIGYGGNSNISDKVVEYLAVDMGAMGDDQQTDEYSVSICVKDGSGPYHYEMRKKLTQICEDKGIPYQLDIYPFYGSDASAAMKAGADVRHALVGAGIEASHAYERTHEESIAATEQLIEQYLMSSMLD; from the coding sequence ATGAATGAAAAAACGATTCAACTGGTTGAAAAATTAACAAAAATCCCTTCTCCAACAGGTAATACGTATGAAATTATCGCTTTTATCGAAAACTATTTAAAGCAAATAGGATATGAAGCAAAAAAAACAAATAAAGGCAGTTTAATGGTTACCGTAAAGGGAATAGACCATCAAAAACAACGGTTTGTAACGGCGCATGTGGACACATTAGGTGCTATGGTAAGAGCAATTAAACCCAATGGACGTCTTAAATTAGATTTAATTGGTGGGTTTCGTTACAACGCTATTGAAGGTGAGTATTGTACGATACATACAGCTAAAGGGAATATATCTGGTACGATCTTGATGCACCAAACTAGTGTACACGTTTATAAAGATGCAGGAACTGCTGAGAGAAACCAAGAGAATATGGAAGTTCGGATCGATGAGAAGGTTCACACTATAGAGGAAACAAAAGCACTTGGTATTTCTATCGGGGATTTTATCAGTTTTGATCCTAGAACTGAGATCACAGCTAACGGCTATATTAAATCGCGTCATTTAGATGACAAAGTAAGTGTAGCTATACTATTGCAATTTTTAAAAAAAATAAGTATTGAAAAAATAAACCTGCCTTATACAACTCACTTTTATATATCAACGAATGAAGAAATTGGGTATGGAGGGAATTCAAATATCTCTGATAAAGTGGTCGAATATTTAGCAGTTGATATGGGTGCGATGGGAGACGATCAACAAACTGACGAATATTCTGTGTCCATATGTGTTAAAGATGGAAGTGGCCCTTATCATTATGAAATGAGAAAAAAATTAACTCAAATTTGTGAAGATAAAGGAATACCTTACCAACTCGATATTTATCCTTTTTACGGGAGTGATGCTTCAGCAGCAATGAAAGCTGGGGCTGATGTTCGTCATGCGCTAGTAGGTGCAGGAATCGAAGCTAGCCATGCTTATGAAAGAACCCATGAGGAATCAATCGCAGCAACAGAACAATTGATTGAGCAGTATCTAATGAGCAGTATGCTAGATTAA